In Plodia interpunctella isolate USDA-ARS_2022_Savannah chromosome 1, ilPloInte3.2, whole genome shotgun sequence, one DNA window encodes the following:
- the fand gene encoding pre-mRNA-splicing factor syf1 homolog: MPLLDGKEIDIFFSEEDLPYEEEILRNPFSVKHWLRYIEHKKAAPKNEINMIYERALKELPGSFKLWYNYLKLRRSQIRGRCITDPCYEDVNNCFERSLVFMHKMPRLWMDYCTFLTDQCKITVTRKAFDSALRALPITQHHRIWPLYLIFLKKHDIPETAIRVFRRYLKLCPEDTEEYIDYLISINKLDEAALKLAQIVNNENFQSKHGKSNHQLWNELCELISKNPDKIHSLNVDAIIRGGLRRYTDQLGHLWNSLADYYVRSGLFERARDIYEEAIQTVTTVRDFTQVFDAYAQFEELSLSKKMEEVAKKPNPSEDDDIDLELRLARFEYLMERRLLLLNSVLLRQNPHNVAEWHKRVKLYEGKPHEIIDTYTEAVQTVDPKLAVGKLYTLWVGFAKFYEKNEQIEDARVIFEKATQVMYAKVDDLASVWCEWAEMEIRHENYEEALKLMQKATVLPSRKVAYHDDTETVQMRLYKSLKVWSMYADLEESFGTYKSCKAVYDHIIDLKIATPQIIINYGLFLEENNYFEEAFRAYEKGIALFKWPNVYDIWNTYLSKFLKRYGGTKLERARDLFEQCLEHCPPEFAKSIFLLYAKLEEDHGLARHAMSVYERATTAVLPEQMFEMYNIYIKKAAEIYGVPKTRQIYEKAIETLPEEKAREMCIRFSEMETKLGEIDRARAIYAHCSQMCDPRITADFWNTWKEFEVRHGNEDTMREMLRIKRSVQATYNTQVNMMSAQMLSSAAQAAGTVSDLAPGIKDGMRMLEAKAAEMAVQSKGNIMFVRGETQGLKESSEKVVNPDEIDIDEDSDNSEEDDGEVAPVQKKEIPAAVFGGLLPETK; the protein is encoded by the exons ATGCCCCTTTTAGATGGAAAagaaattgatatatttttt aGTGAAGAAGACTTGCCttatgaagaagaaatacTGAGGAATCCATTTTCTGTCAAACATTGGCTTCGTTACATAGAACATAAGAAAGCAGCAcctaaaaatgaaatcaatatGATATATGAGAGAGCCCTTAAGGAGTTACCGGGATCATTTAAATTATGGTATAATTATCTTAAACTTAGAAGAAGTCAAATTCGTGGCCGGTGTATTACTGACCCATGTTATGAAGATGTAAACAATTGCTTTGAAAGGTCTCTAGTATTTATGCACAAAATGCCTCGACTTTGGATGGATTACTGTACCTTTTTGACAGATCAATGCAAAATAACTGTGACAAGAAAAGCATTTGATAGTGCTTTACGTGCATTACCTATAACTCAACATCACAGAATATGGCCAttatatctaatttttttgaaaaaacatGACATTCCTGAAACTGCAATAAGAGTATTTCGGCGATATTTGAAGCTTTGCCCAGAGGATACTGAAGAATATATTGACTATTTGATATCAATCAACAAATTAGATGAAGCAGCTCTAAAACTAGCTCagattgtaaataatgaaaattttcaatccAAACATGGTAAATCAAACCATCAGCTATGGAATGAATTATGTGAACTAATATCTAAAAATCCTGACAAAATACATTCTCTAAATGTAGATGCAATTATAAGAGGTGGTCTCAGAAGATACACTGATCAACTAGGACATTTATGGAATTCTCTGGCAGATTATTATGTAAGAAGTGGTCTTTTTGAAAGAGCCAGGGATATTTATGAAGAAGCTATACAAACAGTAACAACTGTTCGAGATTTTACTCAAGTATTTGATGCATATGCACAGTTCGAGGAACTTAGTTTAAGCAAGAAAATGGAAGAAGTTGCTAAAAAGCCAAATCCTTCTGAAGATGATGATATTGATTTAGAGCTAAGACTAGCCAGATTTGAATATCTCATGGAGAGGAGACTCCTACTCCTAAATTCTGTTTTATTGAGACAAAATCCACACAATGTAGCTGAATGGCACAAGAGggtaaaattgtatgaaggAAAACCTCATGAAATCATTGATACTTATACTGAAGCTGTTCAAACAGTAGATCCTAAACTTGCAGTAGGAAAGCTTTATACTTTATGGGTTGGTTTTGCTAaattttatgagaaaaatGAACAGATAGAAGATGCAAGAGTCATTTTTGAGAAAGCGACTCAGGTAATGTATGCTAAAGTTGATGATTTGGCTTCTGTTTGGTGTGAATGGGCTGAAATGGAAATAAGACATGAAAATTACGAAGAAGCTCTCAAACTGATGCAAAAAGCTACAGTTCTACCAAGCAGAAAAGTGGCTTACCATGATGATACAGAAACTGTACAAATGCGCCTATACAAGTCTCTAAAAGTTTGGTCAATGTATGCAGATTTAGAAGAAAGTTTTGGCACATACAAGTCGTGCAAAGCTGTTTATGATCatataattgatttgaagataGCCACtccacaaataataataaattatggattatttttagaagaaaataattactttgaaGAAGCTTTTAGAGCTTATGAGAAAGGTATTGCATTATTCAAATGGCCAAATGTATATGATATTTGGAATACATACCTCTCAAAGTTTTTGAAAAGATATGGGGGCACTAAACTTGAAAGAGCAAGAGATTTGTTTGAACAATGTCTTGAACACTGTCCACCTGAATTtgcaaaatcaatttttttactttatgctAAATTGGAAGAAGATCATGGTTTAGCCAGGCATGCTATGTCAGTTTATGAGCGTGCGACAACTGCAGTTTTGCCAGAGCAGATGtttgaaatgtataatatctatatcaaAAAAGCTGCTGAAATTTATGGGGTTCCGAAAACTCGccaaatttatgaaaaagcaATTGAAACATTGCCAGAAGAAAAGGCTAGAGAAATGTGTATTAGATTTTCTGAGATGGAGACTAAACTAGGAGAAATTGACCGAGCTCGTGCTATCTATGCCCATTGTAGCCAAATGTGTGATCCAAGAATTACTGCAGATTTTTGGAATACTTGGAAAGAGTTTGAAGTAAGACATGGGAATGAAGACACAATGCGTGAAATGCTTAGGATTAAGAGAAGTGTACAAGCTACATATAACACCCAAGTCAATATGATGTCAGCCCAGATGTTGAGCTCTGCTGCCCAAGCTGCTGGTACAGTTTCAGATCTTGCTCCAGGAATAAAGGATGGTATGAGAATGTTGGAAGCAAAAGCTGCAGAAATGGCAGTCCAAAGTAAAGGCAATATCATGTTTGTACGAGGAGAAACACAAGGTCTTAAAGAAAGCTCTGAAAAAGTTGTTAATCCTGATGAGATTGACATTGATGAGGACTCTGATAATAGTGAAGAAGATGATGGGGAAGTCGCCCCAGttcagaaaaaagaaattccaGCTGCTGTGTTTGGTGGTTTACTACCagaaaccaaataa
- the uzip gene encoding protein unzipped: protein MKKYRNSESRWCVILLTATLASQVLAEAGVGLYNDRLKQVVTSSTLKWTNMNKESKDTYIVGTHSSKGPIYLCRARHEGEMLLGQLRPDYTTCAVSGSKSYDIFEVLENIENASLIQWQNWKKFTPKPRGGVLVDSAVDSVFIGRTSSEGDFKYHIGRIDFEGDIGKLLTFDENNKDLDPITIGEILIEVEPVSYKLENVVLDLDTQHIRQSNPEIIAERVLTNDGDVAATRATEIEYDYNYKLSWGHGHGIAIGLNTSITMADGSESQKIEWANPFTANVTKLFKLEKWLEPGTACNVTLRGNRTERDVQYIGQLTTYYENESRMRQMRGERIENTLEVEAIYDEVYFIGNNSLVPTTTTTTTTTTTTTTTTTTTPPPIPPVIDEENDIANPLKKPEQMSDEHKMLNDDIGNAPPANQLNKAAIGGVHSSNPNNANTRVASIGLIVSLFSLFL, encoded by the exons ATGAAGAAGTACAGAAATAGCGAGAGTAGGTGGTGCGTGATCTTGTTAACGGCTACGTTGGCATCTCAGGTGCTAGCTGAGGCAGGAGTAGGCCTCTACAATGACAGGCTGAAGCAAGTAGTCACCTCCAGCACCCTCAAATGGACTAATATGAACAAAGAATCCAAAGATACCTATATAGTGGGGACTCACTCTTcaaaag GTCCAATATATTTGTGCAGAGCAAGACATGAAGGAGAAATGCTTTTGGGACAACTAAGACCAGATTACACCACATGTGCAGTTTCAGGAAGTAAAAGCTACGATATATTTGAGGTCCTAGAAAACATAGAAAACGCTTCACTAATACAGTGGCAAAATTGGAAGAAGTTTACTCCCAAGCCACGTGGTGGTGTTTTGGTGGATTCTGCTGTAGATTCCGTTTTTATTGGTCGTACATCATCTGAAGGTGACTTTAAATATCATATAGGAAGGATAGATTTTGAAGGCGATATTGGAAAGTTGTTAacttttgatgaaaataataaagatttagaTCCAATAACAATTGGGGAAATTTTGATCGAAGTCGAACCTGTGAGTTACAAATTAGAGAACGTGGTACTAGATTTAGATACCCAGCATATCCGGCAATCAAATCCTGAAATAATAGCTGAACGCGTTTTAACAAATGATGGTGATGTCGCAGCAACGCGTGCTACAGAAATCGAATATGactataattacaaattatctTGGGGCCACGGTCACGGTATTGCAATTGGACTGAACACAAGTATAACAATGGCTGACGGCAGTGAATCTCAAAAAATAGAGTGGGCTAATCCCTTCACAGCTAATGTaactaaattgtttaaattagaaaaatggTTAGAACCAGGTACAGCTTGTAATGTTACATTAAGAGGAAATCGTACAGAACGCGATGTCCAATATATTGGTCAGTTAACAACCTACTATGAAAACGAGTCCCGAATGAGGCAAATGCGAGGAGAAAGAATTGAGAACACATTAGAAGTAGAAGCAATATATgatgaagtttattttattggcaaCAATAGTCTCGTTCCTACCACTactacaacaacaacaactacTACGACAACGACCACCACTACTACTACCACACCACCGCCTATACCTCCTGTGATAGATGAAGAAAATGACATTGCAAATCCGCTGAAGAAACCCGAACAGATGTCAGATGAGCATAAAATGTTGAATGATGATATTGGAAATGCACCTCCTGCTAATCAATTAAACAAAGCTGCCATAGGTGGGGTACATAGTAGCAATCCAAATAATGCCAATACAAGAGTGGCCTCTATTGGTCTAATTGTTTCATTGTTCTCGCTTTTTCTTTGA
- the Fbxo42 gene encoding F-box only protein 42, giving the protein MEVVPQPLLRQTLRNTVEDLPDEVLEFILGFLPPYMDLQNCMTVCRRWFNCAQNVLRKTSMKLNKAVAEFNILWKNIGPADMVPTITKRFSHAACVLENNMYIFGGCTTNATAFNDLWRFDLSRRQWIRPLATGTYPVPKAYTTMVHYKDYLIVFGGWTYPSPSQYYQSVYMFNEIHFYCINTNRWILINSVNSPPPMAGHSACMKGDEMVIFGGLVVVSAHNHEIQCSNDVWVLDMPSLTWRKQPTTKPRPSPRYAQSLIRLDSDRILIIGGVQTLQNRFVYSDCWVLTMKGPTWTWKELAVKNKEWASSNIWCNPACRVGDKVVSLSRSRNGWNCAKPLVTSAVRLSALSRPEGAPVAVRVEQSLQRPLDRDQNINGRRGVLPRHAAARQAQDASNEPIAGPSNEQVGSQDSIPMNENARPDNSPAGPSSENKQVEGLDLGKNSPKDPALRRNKNKNRGIKIVRQLQEANKYRMAAFACDSSPNITPPENDLINQRQIAHLENRRDPDPPQPNPQQNNERQPAAKKIKRNTLTMHVMDISSVIDGNSYNYVTWLCPRLGEMTGAPEEIVMYSLVKGNGELIMFGGVRNDITLFNYRQDQQSMYSNSIFFITPPRDVI; this is encoded by the exons atggaagtTGTACCTCAGCCCCTGCTTCGGCAAACTTTGCGGAACACTGTTGAAGATCTTCCTGATGAGGTATTGGAGTTCATATTGGGATTTTTACCACCCTATATggatcttcaaaattgtatgacCGTGTGTAGACGATGGTTTAATTGTGCCCAAA atGTCTTGCGGAAAACCTCgatgaaattgaataaagctGTAGCAGAGTTCAATATATTATGGAAGAATATTGGTCCTGCTGATATGGTTCcaacaataacaaaaagatTTTCTCATGCAGCTTGTGTTctggaaaataatatgtatatttttggtgGTTGTACAACAAATGCTACAGCATTCAATGATCTCTGGAGGTTTGATTTGTCCCGGAGGCAGTGGATAAGACCACTAGCAACAGGAACATATCCAGTTCCTAAAGCATACACAACAATGGTTCActataaagattatttaatagtatttgGTGGTTGGACTTATCCATCCCCTTCTCAATACTACCAGAGTGTTTACATGTTTAATGAAATTCACTTTTACTGCATTAACACTAACAGATGGATACTTATAAACTCAGTTAATAGTCCACCGCCCATGGCAGGTCACTCTGCTTGCATGAAAGGTGATGAAATGGTAATATTTGGAGGTTTGGTTGTGGTTTCTGCTCATAATCATGAAATACAGTGTTCCAATGATGTTTGGGTATTAGATATGCCCTCATTAACATGGAGAAAGCAGCCTACAACAAAACCAAGACCATCTCCGCGTTATGCTCAATCACTCATCCGATTAGATTCAGACAGAATACTAATAATAGGAGGTGTACAAACTTTGCAAAATCGATTTGTGTACAGTGATTGCTGGGTCTTGACTATGAAAGGCCCGACATGGACTTGGAAAGAACTtgcagtaaaaaataaagagtgGGCTTCATCCAATATATGGTGTAACCCTGCATGTCGTGTTGGAGACAAGGTTGTAAGCTTGAGCCGTAGCAGAAACGGTTGGAACTGTGCCAAACCTTTAGTGACATCAGCTGTCCGCTTGTCAGCCTTAAGCAGGCCTGAAGGGGCACCTGTGGCAGTTAGGGTGGAACAAAGTTTACAAAGGCCGTTAGATAgagatcaaaatataaatggcAGAAGAGGTGTGCTACCTAGACATGCAGCTGCACGGCAAGCTCAAGATGCCTCTAATGAACCTATTGCAGGTCCAAGCAATGAACAAGTAGGAAGTCAAGATTCAATCCCTATGAATGAAAATGCTAGGCCTGATAACAGTCCTGCAGGGCCTAGttcagaaaataaacaagtggAAGGATTGGATTTGGGTAAAAATTCTCCAAAAGATCCAGCTTTaaggagaaataaaaataaa aACAGAGGGATCAAGATAGTTCGACAGCTACAGGAAGCTAATAAATACAGAATGGCTGCATTTGCATGTGACTCCTCACCAAATATAACACCACCAGAAAATGATCTCATTAATCAAAGACAAATTGCTCACCTAGAAAACAGAAGAGACCCAGATCCTCCTCAACCAAACCCACAACAAAACAATGAAAGGCAGCCTGCAGCcaagaaaattaaaaggaaTACATTGACTATGCATGTAATGGATATCTCAAGTGTTATAGATGGAAATTCATACAATTATGTCACATGGTTATGTCCTCGGCTAGGAGAAATGACTGGAGCACCAGAAGAAATAGTTATGTATTCTTTAGTGAAAGGAAATGGAGAACTAATTATGTTTGGTGGTGTTCGAAACGACATTACTCTTTTTAATTACAGGCAAGACCAACAAAGTATGTATTCAAATTCCATATTCTTTATTACACCTCCAAGGGATGTTATATGA